TCAGCGGCCCCGGCACTGCCCGCCAACCCGCCACCCAGCAACTGATCAGTACGCTGGAAAGTGCCACCAAAAGCGCTTCAGCCAGCAAAAGCAAAGGCGGTGTCAACGAATACCGCTCGTGGATCACGGCGGCGCAGGCCAATCAGGAATCGCTCGAAGAACCGTCCCTCGGACACGGACTGTTTACCTACGCCGTTCTGGAAGCGCTCAGCGGGAAGTTTGACAGCAGCGCAGCCACCGAAGCGGGCATGGATGCCCAGCGTCAGCGTGACGACATCCAAGCCACCCAACTGCTGACCTACGTCGTAGAACGGGTGCGCGACCTCAGTTCTCAGTACGCCACCACGCTGCCGCAGCGCCACGTTCCCTATTACACCCTGATTGCCAATTCGTTTCCGGTGGTGCAACTCAATGTCACAGTCAATGTGACCATCAATGTCACGGGTAATGTTCTCCTGCCGCCCACTGTCAACGCTGATCCCACCCCGCCCGCTGCCCCAGCGGTCAACGGCCCCGCACCTGATGCAGCGCAGGGCGTGTTTGCACGGGCCTTTGGCGGCAAAGATAACAACTCCGGCGCACCAGATTTCCCGGTAAAGTCGCTGCAAAAAGCCTTAGACCTTCAAGTGGGAAGCCGCGTGACCTTGTCGCCAGGGGAATACAGCTTGCCCAAAGACGGTCTGACGATCAGCCGCCCGCTGACCATCACGGCTCAAGGCGGCGCTGTTACGCTGCGCTGCTTGCCTGACAGCGACGGGCTTATTGCGAAGGCTGAAAACGTCAAGCTCGAAGGGCTGCGCTTCGTCGGATGCGCTCTGGCCCTGGCAGTCAGGAGCGGCAGCACCCTGATCATCGGCGGCGAATTCAGGGGCAATCAACAAGCTCTGCTGGTATCCGGTGGCCAAGCCAGTGTTCAGAACACCTTGTTCGCCGAAAACGGCGCGAATGGCTCCACGACCGCCGCCGTGCGGCAAAGCGGCAGATTGAGTTTTGAGGGCGGCAGTTTCCAAAACAACGATCTTGGAGCTATTCGCGCCGATGGCGACAGTCTACTTAAAATTAACAACGTCAATTTTGTCAACAACTCCCGCAGCGTTTCCGATGGTGGCCATATCTATTTGCTCGGCAATGCCCAGCTTGATCTCAACCAAGCCAGCTTCGTGGGCGCACAGTTTTCATTGGTTTCCCTGTCTAAACCCAAGACGGCCAAACTCTGCAATTTCTCTGATCAAACCCCACACAAGACCTATCAAGTCAGTGGCGCTTGTTCCTAACAAACTTTGTTGTTTAATTTCAAAGGAGAAAGTATGAAGCATTTGAAACGAAAGCTGATTCTTAAGCTATCCGGACTTGTAATGGGTGTTTCGTTGCTGCTTACAGCTTGTTCAGGCGGTGGTGGGAGTGGTGGTGGCGGCGGTGGTGGGAGTGGCGATCAGGGCCAGCCCAAGATCGGCTTGGGTGTGGGCGTGACCAATACCGTGTCATGCCAAGCGGCCAACGGCCTGACGCGCACTGCTCCAGCGACGGCCATTACGCTGGCGCTGCGTGACAAAACTGGAACGCCGGTTGCTCCCAATGCCAATCACACGGTCACGCTCAACCTCAAAACGCCGGACGGCTCAACCTACACGTTCAAAAACCCCTACAATCCCGATACCGAAGACAACAAGACCTTTCAGGCCTCCGAGAACTACTTCATTCTCTGCGCCGCGCCGCTCAGCGGCAACTATGAGATCAGCGGCAACATTGATGGACAAGGAGTCAGCGACAATCAGCCGTTGGTGGCCGTCACACCGCCGCAGAGCCTTGGCAACTCCACCCTCAAAGTGCAGAGCTTGAATGCTGCCGAAGCCCAGTTCACCGCGCCAGCAGATACGCAGGCCGCCATCGTCAACTACTACAGGGGCAACCAGAATGACAGCGGCATCTACAGCGGCTACCGCGTCGGCTTTGGGTCCAAGAGTGCGTCGCCTGAGGTGACCATTAGCCAGACCCCTCCAGAAAAACCTAAAAAGACCTGCGACGAGGATTGCCAAGACAGAGCGCGAGAGAAAGCTCAACAAGTGCCGGATAAGACTATTCCTGGTACTCCCCCACCCGATGATGGCGGGGGGAGTAGCAACGTGGTGTTCGGTCCACCCATCCAGTTCCGAGGCGGGCTGATGTGGGCCAGCGGCGCGGTGTTCGGCAAGAATACAACGGCAGACAAAAGCGCGGGGCCCGGCCTCCGTACCCAAGCGCTCAGTGGAGCGCAAAGTATCGCGCTGACGCTGCCAGCGGGCCACATGCGCGGCGAGCCGTATTACGCCGAAATTATTACCTCGGATAAATTGTTGGGCGCTACGACTGCGCCGGAGAGCTTGGGGCGGGTGGATCTGAAGGTGGTCTATACGCCGGTGGTCACGCCGATTGACGCCGACACCACTGAGTGGCAAGCCCGTTTGTCGGCGGCCCCGATGACGGTCAAAAACCAAGCCGAAAAGGCCTACCAAAGCCTCACCACCAGCCTGATGACCAAAGACGGCTTCCCCTCAGTACGGACTTGGAGTGTCAAAGTGCGTGGCCCCGGTAACGCGCTCATCTGGGAATATAACTATCCAGCCTTCACGCCCTATGTGCTAACGGCAGCTCCGATCTATCCCGATCAGCAAATAGCGGGCAACTACACGGCTGATTTTACTGCGCCCGGCGTGGGTGTGAGGACGCAAACCTTCGCTGTAGCCAGCGCCTTACCCCTCCCAGTCCCCAACGACGCCACCCTTCGCCTCAAGCCTGATCTGAGCGGCTTTACCTTTACTGCGCCCAGCGGTCCGCGCTCGCACTGGGTGTATGTCACCGAGTCTGGCAAAGAAGGACTGGTGGCGGCCCGCACCTGCGTTGTCAATGCGGGCCAGACGTGCAACATAGACAAGAAAGTGACGCTTGCGGCCGATAAGCGCTACATGTTCACCTTGATCTCCACCGAAGCGCCGCTTGACCTTAATCCCTTGCTCAGCGGCACCGATTGGAATTTTGCCCAACCGATTCGCTGGGCCATACAATACAAGGATGCCGCCAGTAACCCGATCGTGGTCACTCCAGTCGACACCTCGGACCTGCTGGTGGCGGATGCGAGTGACCTGACCAACATCTCGGTTGAGGCCAGCAAGCCAGTGCAATTTGGCACCTTCGATGCCAAAACCAAGACGCCCCTCAACCTTCCTGGCATCAACTGGACAATCCCCAGTCCATCCAGGCCAGGGATTGTCAGTGTCGATGCTTCCACCGGCCTGGTGAAGAGCAGCGGCAAAGACCTGGGACGTTTCAAGATTGTCGCCGCCGCTAATAGCCGAACCGGCACATCCATAGAGTTTTCGGTCTTCGGCTTGGTTTGCGCGGGCGGACAATCGAGCGGCGGCGCAGCTTTGTTGTGCAAATTCAGGGACGCACAGGGCAAAATCTTCACCAACCTGCCTTATACCGTACAGGCTCCTGGCTGGAACAACGATCAGCCCTTTTTGGTCAATGAAGAAGTGATGGGGGGTAATCAAGGAGCGCTAGCCTTCGATAAATTCAATGGAATATTGCTGCCGGGTGCGGCCACCTACAATTTTGAGGTCAAGGCAGGAGGGAAAACCTTTAGGGATACTGCCAGCATCGATGCAAACGGCGCGGCGATGGACGCACCCACGCCCACCCTTCAAAGCGAAGGTGGACAAAATTACCTGACTCTCAATCTCAATACAGCCCCAGACACCAAATCGGCCCGCATCGAACTCAAGTGCGCGCAAGCCTGCACCGACACGTACATGCCGGTTATCGTCCAGGCGCAGGGAGGCGCGAGCGTGGTTACGCTCCCCAGCTTTGCCTTGCCCAGCTCCAGCGGCGGCGACTTCGGCACGCCCAAATTGCAGTACACCGTCACCACCTACAATGTAGATTTGACCCAGCCCGACCCGGATCTGCCAGATCAATTTAAATCCGCTACCGGGGGCAACTTCTTCTTTATCTGTAGCGACAACCGCATTAGGTCAAGTTGCGGCGACCCAAGGTCTCGGTAATTCGGTACTCCAGGGCCCTTATGCAGGGTTGATTCAATGAGGTGCAGCGGCTGAAGACTGAGAGTTACAGCGTAGGACTTACGCGAAACTCAGAGATGGGTTTTTCAGTTTAGGACTTATGCGAAACTGGGCAAATTCGAGATTCTGAGCTGGTGGGAAGACCTCGAAGCGTCAGTCGAAAACGGTACTGCGAGTTTTTGGTTGCAACACAGATCAATCGGACACAGACCTATTTTGCTGACCACGTCGACGACTTTGCTCACGGCGCGGCTCAGCGCTATCTGCAAAGAGACTGCCGCGACATTACCGTGGAGTCAAGGCCCAGTTGAAGGTGTGGTCAACAAGATCAAGCTCATTAAGCGGCAGGTGTATGGCCGGGCAGGCTTCTGTACCCTGCGGAGCATGGTCTTGTTTGCCTTCGAGCACCAAAGCTGAAGCAGAACCGAGATTCGGGGGTCACGTCAGTCAGCACGCCCGTTCCCGCTGGCCAGATCACCTCGAGATCGCTCCTTCACCAGCGGCGATAGCCGGTTGTCAGAGGCACCCCAGCACAATGTGCCGCTCTATGCTGAGCACCATGCCCGTAACTTCTCCTCCTCATGGAGCACCTAGGCGCTGGTCGGCGCTCGCTGGGCTGGCCACCGGCCTGTTCTTCACCATGGCACCGTGGTTCTCAGCGGCGGCGCTGTTGCCGCAGCTACGCGAGCTGTGGACACTGACCGATGTGGCTTCGGCATGGTTGACCCTGGCTGTCCAACTGGGATTCGTGCTGGGTGCCGTCCTCAGTGCCGCGCTCAACCTCGCTGACCGAGTGACGCCCCAGCGGTTGATCCTGGCGGGCGGCCTCCTCGCAGCCGCGAGTAATTTAGGCCTGCTGTTTGCCAGTGGTCTCGTTCCTGCCACGCTGCTGCGCGCGTTGACTGGGGCTGCATTGGCACTGGTTTACCCTTCGGCACTGAAAGCCATGTCGGCCTGGTTTGTCACTGGACGTGGGGTCGCGCTCGGCGTGATGGTCGGGGGACTGACGCTGGGATCGGCCTTGCCTCACTTGATCAACGGCTTCGGCGGTGCCAATTGGCGCGTGGTCATCGTGACCACCAGTCTGCTGGCGGCGCTCGGCGGCTTGATTGCCGCGCGGGTGGAAGAGGGGCCTTACCGGTTTCCGGCGGCCACCTTTCAGCCAGCCCAGGCCTGGAAGATGCTCAGCGGACGGGGCATGCGGCTGGCCACCTTGGGCTATCTGGGCCACATGTGGGAGTTATACGCCATGTGGGCCTGGTTCGCCGCTTTCTTCAGCCAGGTACTTGCAGGCCCCGCTGATCCTGGGCACCGTGAAGCGGCGTTTGCCACCTTCGCCGTGATCGGCATCGGCGCACTCGGCTGCGCTCTGGGAGGTGTGCTCGGTGATCGGTGGGGCCGGACTCGTCTCGTAATTCTGGCGTTGGCCTGCTCGGGTGGTTGCGCACTGGCCTTGGCTGGGCTGCTGCTGTTGGGCGCTTCTCCGACGGTCTTGCTGGCCGTGAGTCTCATCTGGGGGTTTTGGATCATCGCGGACTCTGCCCAGTTCTCAGCCATCACCAGCGAGATCAGTGATTCTGCTTACGTCGGCACGGCCCTGACCGCGCAGTTGGGACTGGGCTATACCTTGACGGCCGTGAGTATTGCGCTGGTGCCCATCTTGGTGCGTTTGAGCGGCTGGCCAGCGACGTTTGTGTTGCTGGCCCTGGGACCGGTGGTCGGTATTTTCGCTATTCGCCTGTTGTCCGGACTGCCTGAGGCCACTCGAACCGCCGGTGGACGCGGCTGAATGTTCTTGTTGTGAGCACCATCTAGCAAGCCGTCTGTCTTTATGCCGTGCAGGTCGTAGCACCAATCAACGGGCAGGATGACGATTCACAGCGGAGCACCTCTTGGCGGGCGGTGGGATTTCGTCTGTTCAGGCGAGCCGCCGTCCTTCAATATTCCGGCAAGCCGTCCAGTTCGTTCCAGCGCCCCCCTCGCTACTGACCGGCCCGCTGCCCTTCCAGCAACAGTGGATCGTAGAAAGCCCGGAGCAGCATCATCACTTCCCTATACGCGGGAGCGGTCAGACCCGTGCGTCTCAGGTAGTGCTGCCAGCGGGCCGTAAGGGCGGGGTTCGCAGCAAACTCAGCCCCCAGAATGATCGGCACCTGTTCTTGTAGGGTTGCCCGAGCCGCGAGGCTCCGCGTGGGGGCTTCTGCGACCGCTGCGGCCTGAAACGGCTCGGTCGTCAGAATCATCGGCAAGTCGCCAATGTCTTTCATCCGAGTGGTCAATGCGCCGAGTTCGACCAGGGCCGCAAACTTCTCGGTGATGACCGTTTCCAGGGGATAGACCGTCACGGCCACGCGCTCGTCCAGCAGCAGTGGTGGAAAGAAAAGCTTGACAGGAGCGAGCGTGATCACGTTTCCGAACGACACGTCCAGTTGAAGGGTGACCTGTGAGGGACCGGAGATGACCCGCAGCCGGGCCGTGACTCCTGGATACGTCAGGTGCGCATTGATCGGGGCCACCTGAATGCTGGCGGCGTCAAAGCTGAGTCCGTCCCCGAACAGCAGTTCGCACAACGTCACCAACCTAGGAAGCTATTACAAGATGGATTGAATACTGCTTAACGCGCTCTGGATGGGTATTTCCCAGCTGTGCTGAGGCTGTTGTGTATATTCGGCCTCTGGCCGCACCCACAAGGCAAAGTCGTCTCAGGGGTGAGCTTGGGAGCTGTCGCCGTCCAGCTTGAAGCGCATGGTTTCAAAATCCGGCAAGGTGGCCTCTGGAGTGCCATTCAGGTCAAACGCGTGCTCGACAGACACCAAATCTGCAATTTTGGATTCAGTGCATGAATTTGACATTCGCTGAATACCCGGCTATATTAAAGAAATCAAGGCGGCCTTCGGGTCGCCTTTTCTACTGCGTTTGTGGGGCCTTCGCGCTTGTCTGAAACGATGAATGGCGTTTGGCCTGTTATCACGTTAAGCTCATCCTTTGATGACTGGAGTCAGCCTGGCAACCCACACATCCAGGCTGCGCCAGCGCCTAAGCCAGAGCCGAGAAAGAAAGGGTTATTGGAACGGTGGGGGATTGGGAGAAATTGAAGGGCAGAGCCCCCCAGCATTTGAAGCATTTTAAGAATTCCAATTCACTTCTGATTTACTAATCGCTTTCTTTTTTAGAAATAGGGATTCAGGGAGTGACCTTAGCTTTCTTTGCTTACCCGCCTGGGCATTCCTGTGCGCCTGTTTTTTAGTCGATCAAGCGACGCTGGGGCGAACACCCAACCTGTTTACTCTTGGTCGACTTGTGCTGGCAGGTCTAGGCGGGTCAGGCGTCCGTCATCCATAGCGACCCGGACCCCGTTGCGCCCCTGGCGCTTGGCAGCGTATAGGGCTGCGTCGGCGCGGCGCATCACATCGTTCAGGTCTTCCCCGATGACGCACTCGGCCACCCCGAAGCTGGCGGTCAGCCCACCGACTTGGTCGAAGACATGCTGATAGAGGTCTTGTCTCGCAGTCTCGGCCAACGCCTTGCCCCCCTGTTTGTGCACATCGGGCAGCACCAGCATGAACTCTTCACCGCCCCAGCGGGCCATAAACTGCTCGCCGTGAAGGTGCCTACTCACCACCCGGCCCGTCTCACGCAGCACCATGTCTCCGGTCTGATGACCATAGGTGTCGTTGACCTGTTTGAAATGGTCGATGTCGAGCATCACCACGCTGAATTTGCGCCCGGTCCGCATCATACCTTCCAGTTGCTGCTGAGCAGAAAGGCGGTTGGGGAGGCCAGTCAGCACGTCAAGGAAGGCGACGGCGCGGACCTGATCGAGCTGCTGGCGAAGTCGGCCGACGGCGACTTGTACCAGGACCAGCGTCATGCTGGCGATCAGGAACTGCACCACCGACGCCACTATCCGGTAGGTCAGCAGACCGCCCATCTTGAGTGTCCAGAGGTGACTCAGGCAGATCAGCAAGGAAATGACGAAGATGGCAGCGCACACTTGAATGGCGCGGTCTGCGCGGAACGCGACGAAAGCTGTGGCGTACAGCACAGCGAACCAGTAAGAACTTTCGCTGAGCATCTGATGGTGGAGCACAAACCAGAAGAATTGACGGTCAAGTCCCAACAGAAAGTACACCGCCGTCGCCACAAATGAGATACGCGTGGCGAGCGTGACACTCAGCAGATTGAAGGCCACGACTCCGGTTACGACCAGTAAAATGACGGCCAGCAGGGGCAAAGCCACACGGTCAAGCGCGTCGACTTCGCTCCATTGGCTGGCCAGCGCAGCAATGCAGGCCAGCGCCCCGATCGGCCCGAGACACAGGAACACCATCCGCAGCATAGAATTCAGTGCCTGGGCGGTCATGATTTCAGTGCCGGCAGTTTTCTTGTCCGAGCTGACGCTTGAATGTGATTTCACACCAAGAGAGGAGAGCAGGCCTTTCACGAATAGAGTTTCGTAAAGGGGAAAGGTGCCTGCCAGTAGAAGAGAAGTCGGTCATTCCATAGATGGATCTGCATTGACTGTCTCGTCTCGAACATGTCATTTCTCCTAATTCCTTCCCAGAATAACCTTTGATGCGGTGGTCTGAACGGTTGTCTTAACTTAACTGGCATTACGGTAGGGGGATTCGCGCCCTTTCTGCTCTCAATATAATAACAGGTAATGTTATTAAAATAAAGTATCTGTTATTTTTCATGCTACTATCTACACATGACACGTGCAGATGAATACAACGCCGTGACGGAAGCTCCGAAGGCGGTACGGGTGCAGCTCGCCCGACTGGGCATCAATCAAGCCGAGTTGGAGCGGCGCTTAGGTGTCAAGCCGAGCGTGGTAAGCCGAGCGCTTAACGGCTCACCTTTGGATCAGCGCTCAACAACTTGGCCAGCCATGCTTGAGGAGCTGGGCTTAGAGGTGGTGATTCGGCCCAAAGACAAAGCCAGCACTGCTGAGTTTGACGCTGCTGAAACAGCCGCCGTACTCGCTGACCACCCGGAGATTCTGGAGCGCTTG
This genomic window from Deinococcus detaillensis contains:
- a CDS encoding caspase family protein encodes the protein MPYSRFFPLWALWALLAGLALNQSSLAQSSPASPQLSVTDYTWSENGDSVELKLKIAGLSERAELRPYLRGGTASRAETKGTGVFPSAGPQQVILTLAVPPAQRWQPLSIGIGGFGNNQEADFNVSAPQGDLYVLAVGVKTFGGPDSSFPDLNYTVADAQALVKLLDGQHGRLYRKVNTFLLTEEKATRTNVLATMQSIVRQASANDTVIALFSSHGTEQGGQYYAMLYGGDARKFDTTAITGQELGAFYNQIKAKTLLLLDTCASGQAISGPGTARQPATQQLISTLESATKSASASKSKGGVNEYRSWITAAQANQESLEEPSLGHGLFTYAVLEALSGKFDSSAATEAGMDAQRQRDDIQATQLLTYVVERVRDLSSQYATTLPQRHVPYYTLIANSFPVVQLNVTVNVTINVTGNVLLPPTVNADPTPPAAPAVNGPAPDAAQGVFARAFGGKDNNSGAPDFPVKSLQKALDLQVGSRVTLSPGEYSLPKDGLTISRPLTITAQGGAVTLRCLPDSDGLIAKAENVKLEGLRFVGCALALAVRSGSTLIIGGEFRGNQQALLVSGGQASVQNTLFAENGANGSTTAAVRQSGRLSFEGGSFQNNDLGAIRADGDSLLKINNVNFVNNSRSVSDGGHIYLLGNAQLDLNQASFVGAQFSLVSLSKPKTAKLCNFSDQTPHKTYQVSGACS
- a CDS encoding MFS transporter, yielding MPVTSPPHGAPRRWSALAGLATGLFFTMAPWFSAAALLPQLRELWTLTDVASAWLTLAVQLGFVLGAVLSAALNLADRVTPQRLILAGGLLAAASNLGLLFASGLVPATLLRALTGAALALVYPSALKAMSAWFVTGRGVALGVMVGGLTLGSALPHLINGFGGANWRVVIVTTSLLAALGGLIAARVEEGPYRFPAATFQPAQAWKMLSGRGMRLATLGYLGHMWELYAMWAWFAAFFSQVLAGPADPGHREAAFATFAVIGIGALGCALGGVLGDRWGRTRLVILALACSGGCALALAGLLLLGASPTVLLAVSLIWGFWIIADSAQFSAITSEISDSAYVGTALTAQLGLGYTLTAVSIALVPILVRLSGWPATFVLLALGPVVGIFAIRLLSGLPEATRTAGGRG
- a CDS encoding nucleotidyl transferase AbiEii/AbiGii toxin family protein, whose translation is MTLCELLFGDGLSFDAASIQVAPINAHLTYPGVTARLRVISGPSQVTLQLDVSFGNVITLAPVKLFFPPLLLDERVAVTVYPLETVITEKFAALVELGALTTRMKDIGDLPMILTTEPFQAAAVAEAPTRSLAARATLQEQVPIILGAEFAANPALTARWQHYLRRTGLTAPAYREVMMLLRAFYDPLLLEGQRAGQ
- a CDS encoding GGDEF domain-containing protein, translated to MKSHSSVSSDKKTAGTEIMTAQALNSMLRMVFLCLGPIGALACIAALASQWSEVDALDRVALPLLAVILLVVTGVVAFNLLSVTLATRISFVATAVYFLLGLDRQFFWFVLHHQMLSESSYWFAVLYATAFVAFRADRAIQVCAAIFVISLLICLSHLWTLKMGGLLTYRIVASVVQFLIASMTLVLVQVAVGRLRQQLDQVRAVAFLDVLTGLPNRLSAQQQLEGMMRTGRKFSVVMLDIDHFKQVNDTYGHQTGDMVLRETGRVVSRHLHGEQFMARWGGEEFMLVLPDVHKQGGKALAETARQDLYQHVFDQVGGLTASFGVAECVIGEDLNDVMRRADAALYAAKRQGRNGVRVAMDDGRLTRLDLPAQVDQE